One part of the Larimichthys crocea isolate SSNF chromosome XIX, L_crocea_2.0, whole genome shotgun sequence genome encodes these proteins:
- the pnpla4 gene encoding patatin-like phospholipase domain-containing protein 4 isoform X3, with translation MTVLNLSFAASGFLGIYHLGAMEAFLRHGGRLLGSLGACAGASSGALVAALMITAPDKLERCKEFTYGFADGVRRQQLGAITPGYNFMLTLREGIEEILPSEAHTLATDRLHVSITHSRSGKNHIVSRFTSREELIKALLASSYVPVYAGLKAVEFRGQKWIDGGFTDSLPIPPVGRTITVSPFAGTQDVCPVHRGRFNTQLRLPNMSVMLSMENMKRLNQALFPPSSSSMQSLCEEGFSDAVRFLRREAWMS, from the exons ATGACCGTTCTGAACCTGTCCTTCGCTGCGTCCGGTTTCTTGGGGATCTACCACCTGGGCGCCATGGAGGCCTTTCTCCGTCACGGAGGCAGGCTGCTGGGCTCCCTCGGGGCCTGTGCGGGGGCCTCGTCCGGAGCACTGGTGGCCGCTCTGATGATAACAGCTCCTGACAAGTTAGAG CGCTGTAAAGAGTTCACGTACGGGTTTGCGGATGGTGTGAGACGACAGCAGCTTGGAGCCATCACGCCGGGATACAACTTCATGCTCACACTACG GGAGGGCATAGAAGAGATTCTGCCCAGCGAGGCTCACACTCTGGCCACTGACCGCCTCCACGTCTCAATAACACACTCCAGGAGCGGCAAGAACCACATTGTATCCAGGTTTACCTCCAGGGAGGAGCTCATAAAG GCTCTACTGGCCAGCAGCTATGTGCCCGTCTATGCTGGACTGAAAGCAGTGGAGTTCAGAGGACAG AAATGGATCGATGGAGGGTTCACTGACAGCCTGCCCATTCCACCAGTGGGACGAACCATCACCGTGTCTCCCTTTGCTGGAACGCAGGACGTGTGTCCTGTCCACAGGGGGCGCTTCAACACTCAACTCAGACTGCCCAACATGAGTGTAATG CTGTCCATGGAGAACATGAAACGTCTGAACCAGGCTCTGTTCCCTCCGTCCTCCAGCAGCATGCAGTCTCTGTGTGAAGAAGGTTTCAGCGATGCTGTGAGGTTCCTGAGGAGAGAGGCCTGGATG
- the pnpla4 gene encoding patatin-like phospholipase domain-containing protein 4 isoform X1, which yields MVCVVSVQVLTMTVLNLSFAASGFLGIYHLGAMEAFLRHGGRLLGSLGACAGASSGALVAALMITAPDKLERCKEFTYGFADGVRRQQLGAITPGYNFMLTLREGIEEILPSEAHTLATDRLHVSITHSRSGKNHIVSRFTSREELIKALLASSYVPVYAGLKAVEFRGQKWIDGGFTDSLPIPPVGRTITVSPFAGTQDVCPVHRGRFNTQLRLPNMSVMLSMENMKRLNQALFPPSSSSMQSLCEEGFSDAVRFLRREAWMS from the exons ATGGTCTGTGTCGTGTCCGTGCAGGTGTTGACGATGACCGTTCTGAACCTGTCCTTCGCTGCGTCCGGTTTCTTGGGGATCTACCACCTGGGCGCCATGGAGGCCTTTCTCCGTCACGGAGGCAGGCTGCTGGGCTCCCTCGGGGCCTGTGCGGGGGCCTCGTCCGGAGCACTGGTGGCCGCTCTGATGATAACAGCTCCTGACAAGTTAGAG CGCTGTAAAGAGTTCACGTACGGGTTTGCGGATGGTGTGAGACGACAGCAGCTTGGAGCCATCACGCCGGGATACAACTTCATGCTCACACTACG GGAGGGCATAGAAGAGATTCTGCCCAGCGAGGCTCACACTCTGGCCACTGACCGCCTCCACGTCTCAATAACACACTCCAGGAGCGGCAAGAACCACATTGTATCCAGGTTTACCTCCAGGGAGGAGCTCATAAAG GCTCTACTGGCCAGCAGCTATGTGCCCGTCTATGCTGGACTGAAAGCAGTGGAGTTCAGAGGACAG AAATGGATCGATGGAGGGTTCACTGACAGCCTGCCCATTCCACCAGTGGGACGAACCATCACCGTGTCTCCCTTTGCTGGAACGCAGGACGTGTGTCCTGTCCACAGGGGGCGCTTCAACACTCAACTCAGACTGCCCAACATGAGTGTAATG CTGTCCATGGAGAACATGAAACGTCTGAACCAGGCTCTGTTCCCTCCGTCCTCCAGCAGCATGCAGTCTCTGTGTGAAGAAGGTTTCAGCGATGCTGTGAGGTTCCTGAGGAGAGAGGCCTGGATG
- the pnpla4 gene encoding patatin-like phospholipase domain-containing protein 4 isoform X2, which produces MNVLTMTVLNLSFAASGFLGIYHLGAMEAFLRHGGRLLGSLGACAGASSGALVAALMITAPDKLERCKEFTYGFADGVRRQQLGAITPGYNFMLTLREGIEEILPSEAHTLATDRLHVSITHSRSGKNHIVSRFTSREELIKALLASSYVPVYAGLKAVEFRGQKWIDGGFTDSLPIPPVGRTITVSPFAGTQDVCPVHRGRFNTQLRLPNMSVMLSMENMKRLNQALFPPSSSSMQSLCEEGFSDAVRFLRREAWMS; this is translated from the exons atgaat GTGTTGACGATGACCGTTCTGAACCTGTCCTTCGCTGCGTCCGGTTTCTTGGGGATCTACCACCTGGGCGCCATGGAGGCCTTTCTCCGTCACGGAGGCAGGCTGCTGGGCTCCCTCGGGGCCTGTGCGGGGGCCTCGTCCGGAGCACTGGTGGCCGCTCTGATGATAACAGCTCCTGACAAGTTAGAG CGCTGTAAAGAGTTCACGTACGGGTTTGCGGATGGTGTGAGACGACAGCAGCTTGGAGCCATCACGCCGGGATACAACTTCATGCTCACACTACG GGAGGGCATAGAAGAGATTCTGCCCAGCGAGGCTCACACTCTGGCCACTGACCGCCTCCACGTCTCAATAACACACTCCAGGAGCGGCAAGAACCACATTGTATCCAGGTTTACCTCCAGGGAGGAGCTCATAAAG GCTCTACTGGCCAGCAGCTATGTGCCCGTCTATGCTGGACTGAAAGCAGTGGAGTTCAGAGGACAG AAATGGATCGATGGAGGGTTCACTGACAGCCTGCCCATTCCACCAGTGGGACGAACCATCACCGTGTCTCCCTTTGCTGGAACGCAGGACGTGTGTCCTGTCCACAGGGGGCGCTTCAACACTCAACTCAGACTGCCCAACATGAGTGTAATG CTGTCCATGGAGAACATGAAACGTCTGAACCAGGCTCTGTTCCCTCCGTCCTCCAGCAGCATGCAGTCTCTGTGTGAAGAAGGTTTCAGCGATGCTGTGAGGTTCCTGAGGAGAGAGGCCTGGATG